In Pseudomonas oryzihabitans, the DNA window AGGTGGTGGTAGCTTCGCCCGCCTACCTCGCCCGCCACGGCACGCCCCTGGTGCCGGAAGACCTGCTCGGCCACAACTGCCTGAGATTCAACTTTCGCCGCGCCGCGCCGGACTGGCCTTTCGTGCGCGATGGTCGCGAATTCACCCTGAAGATCGCCGGCAACATCGAATGCAACAGCGGCGAGGCCCTGGCACTGCTGGCCCGCGAAGGCGCCGGTATCGCCCGCATCGGTGAATTCAGCGTGGCTGACGACCTGCGCAGCGGTGCCCTGGTGCCGCTGCTGGAGGCCTGGAATCCGGGCGATCTGGAGCCGATCCACGCCGTTTTCGTCGGAGGCACCACCATGCCGGCGCGGGTGCGGGTATTCGTGGATTTCCTGGTGGAACGCCTGGGCCGCTGACGCGTCATCCGACCGCCGTCGCCGCGGTACGGGCCGGCGCTCTGCCGCCCGCGTCATTCGCCAAGCCGGTCCGCTTGTAATAGTCTGAGCAATCAACATGCTTAGGTCGCGGCCCTCCTGCCTGTCGCTGTCGCTGCTGACGGCGGTACGTCCCAGGCCCCTCTTTCCTTGTCCCGCAGGAGCCCTCTTGTCCAACCTTCCCTCGCAGCTGGCCTTTCTCGACGTCCCCGGTGAAATGGCCGCGCTGATGCGCCAGAAGGACTGGTCCCAGACGCCCTTCGGCCCCCTGGAAACCTGGTCGACCGCCCTGCGTTCGGCGGTCAGCATCTGCCTCGGCTCGCGCTTCCCCATCGTGCTCTACTGGGGCGAGACCCGCGCCCTGATCTACAACGATGCCTGGAGCGCGGTGCCGGGGCGCAAGCATCCCTGGGCGCTGGGACGTGCCGGCTGGGAGGTGTGGGCGGAAATCTGGGACATCATCGGCCCCATGTTCGACCACGTGATGACGACCGGCGAGGCCACCTGGTCCGAGGATCAGCTGCTGCCGCTGAACAGATTCGGCTACGTGGAGGAGTGCTACTTCTACTACAGCTACAGCCCGGTACGCGGCGATACCGGCGAGGTGGAGGGCATCTTCACCGCGGTGACCGAAACCACGCACCGGGTGCTCACGGAACGCCGTGAGCGCCTGCTGCGCAATGTCTCCGAGGCCACTTCGGCGACGCGCGTCGCCGAAGACGCTTGCCGCGAAGGGGTGCGCTGCCTGCACGAGGTGCCGGAGGAATCGCCGTTCTGCCTGGCCTATCTGCGCGACGCCGCGACCGGCACCTTGCAGCGCGTGGCCCTGGCCGGCCTGGCGCCAGACGATGTCCTTGCCCCGTTGGACGTCACCCCGGAGGCCGCCGGACTGCCCTGGGCCTTCACCACGGCGCGCAGCGCGCCGACCCTGGTGACCGGTCTCAACGAGCGCCATGGCGGCCGGCTCGCCGGGACCCCTTGGCCGGAGCCCCTGGAAGAGGCGCTGGTGGTGCCGATTCCCGGACCGCTGGGCGAGGAACCCTATGGCTATCTGGTCTCCGGCATCAGCCCGCGGCGGCGAGTGGATGCCGACTACCAGAGCCTGTTCGTCCGCGCTGCCGGGCACCTCAGCACCGCCATCGCCAATGCCCGGCGCTACGAGGAAGAACGCCGCCGTGCCGAGCAGTTGGCCGAGCTGGACCGGGCCAAGACGGCCTTCTTTTCCAACGCCAGCCATGAATTCCGCACGCCGCTGACGCTGATGCTCGGCCCCCTGGAAGACATGCTGGCGCGGCCGGACCGCGCCGACGGCGAGCCTGCGGTGAGTCGCCAGGAGCTGGAGCTCATCCAGCGCAACGGCCAGCGCCTGCTGCGGCTGGTCAATTCGCTGCTGGATTTCTCGCGCATGGAAGCGGGCCGGATGCGCGCGAGCTTCGCGCCCCTGGACCTGGCGATCTATACCGCGGAGCTGGCCAGCAGCTTTCGTTCGGCCATGGCCCGCGCCGGCCTGACCTTCACCCTCGACTGCGCCCGCCTGGACGAGCCGGTGTGGGTGGATCGCGACCTCTGGGAAAAGATCGTCCTGAACCTGGTCTCCAACGCCTTCAAGTACACCCTGGAAGGTGAGGTGCGGGTCAGCCTGCGCCGCCAGGACGCGCACGTCGTGCTGGCAGTGAGAGACACGGGGGTGGGCATCCCGCAGAGCGAACTGGGCAAGGTATTCGACCGCTTCCACCGCATCGAGGGTCAGATCGGCCGGACCCACGAGGGCACCGGCATCGGCCTGGCGCTGGTCAAGGACCTCACCGAGCTGCACGGCGGCGAGGTGCGGGTCACCAGCCAGATCGGCGTGGGTACCACCTTCGAGGTGCGTCTGCCGTTCGGCCATGCCCATCTGCCCGAGGCCAACCGAGTGGGCGCCACGAACCAGGTGTCCACCGCCACCCGCGCCGACACCTTTGTCGCCGAGGCCCTGCGCTGGCTGCCGGACGAGCCGGCCACCCCTACCCCCACGGGGCTCGACGAGCATGCCGGTGGTGGCCAGGGGCGCGGCGAGCGCATCGTCCTGGCCGACGACAATGCCGACATGCGCGGCTATGTCGAGCGGCTGTTGCAGGAGTCCGGCTACCAGGTGGACGCCGTGGCCGATGGCCGCGCCGCGGTCGAGGCGGTGCAGCGGCAATTGCCCGCGCTGGTGCTCTCCGACGTGATGATGCCGGTGCTGGATGGCTTCGGCGTGCTGCGCGCCCTGCGCAGCGACGAGCGCACCGGCCAGGTGCCCATCATCCTGCTGTCGGCGCGAGCGGGCGAAGAGGCCTCCATCGAGGGCATCGCCGCCGGTGCCGACGACTATCTGGTCAAACCTTTCAGCGCCCGGGAGCTCATCGCCCGGGTGGAAGGCGCCATGCGCCTGGCGCGACTCAGGCGCGAGACCGCCGATGCCCTGCGGCAGGCCAACGAGGTGCTGGAGATCCGCGTCCGCGAACGCACCCGCGAGCGCGACCAGCTCTGGGCCTACAGCCACGATCTCATCGGCATCGCCGACAGCCGGGGCATCTGGGTCAGCGTCAACCCGGCCTGGACCCGCACCCTGGGCTGGGCGGTGGACGAGATCATCGGCAAGACCTCGGAATGGCTGGAGCATCCCGAAGACCGGCAGCGCACCCGCCAGGAGATCGCCCAACTGGCCGCCGGCGCCGCTACCTTCAACTTCGAGAATCGCTTTCGCACCCGCGGCGGCACCCATCGTCACCTGTCCTGGACCGCCGTGCCCGAGGGCGGGCTGCTCTACTGCGTGGCCCGTGACGTCACCGTCGAGCGCGAACGGGCGCTGGAGCTGGAGCAGGCGCGGGACGCCCTGCGCCAGAGCCAGAAGATGGAAGCCATCGGCCAGCTCACCGGCGGCATCGCCCATGACTTCAACAACCTGCTCACGGCCATCACCGGCTCGCTGGAATTGCTGCAGCGCCATCTGAACGGCGAACAGCCCCGCGCCGAACGCTACATCGGCATCGCCATCGCCTCGGCGCAGCGGGCCGCCGCCCTCACCCAGCGCCTGCTCAGCTTTGGCCGGCGCCAGGCCCTGGATCTGCAACCCCTGGACGTGAATCGGCTGGTCACCGGCATGGAGACCCTGATCCAGCGCACCCTCAACGAGAACATCCGGCTGCACCTGCAGCTCGACGCGGCCACCTGGCCCACCTGCAGCGATGCCAACCAGCTGGAAAACGCCCTGCTCAACCTCTGCATCAATGCCCGGGATGCCATGGCCCAGGGCGGCCAGCTGGCGATCGGCACCCGCAACCTGTGCGATCCGCAGCTGCTGATGCTGCCCGAGCAGCTGAGCGGCGACTATGTCGAACTGGCCGTGAGCGATACCGGCAGCGGCATCCCGGCCGCCGTGCTGGAAAAGGTCTTCGAGCCCTTCTTCACCACCAAGCCGCAGGGCAAGGGCACAGGGCTGGGCCTGTCGATGGTCTATGGCTTCATCAAGCAGAGCGGCGGCTACATCGACATCCACAGCGAGGAAGGCCGTGGCACCCGGGTCAGCCTGCTGTTTCCGCGCCACCAGGGCATCGCCAGCGAAGGAGTTCCGGAGGAAGTGGTACTGCAACCGGGTCGCGGCGAGCGGGTGCTGGTGGTGGAAGACGAACCCGGGGTACGCCTGCTGATCGTCGAGGTACTCCGCGACCTGGGCTATACCGCCCTGGAGGCCGAAGACGCCCCCACCGCCCTGGCGCTGCTGGAGCGCGAGCCGCAACTGGACCTGGTGGTGTCCGACGTGGGGCTGCCGGGCCTGACCGGGCGCGAGCTGGTGGAAGAGATCCGTCGCCAACGGCCCGGTATCGCCGTGCTGCTGGTGACCGGCTACGCCGAAGAGGCCATGGACGTGCAGCGCTTCCTTGGTCAGGGCATGCAGCTGCTGCAGAAGCCCTTCGCCATCGAGGTACTCAGCGAGCGTATCCAGGGCCTGTTGCAGGACCGTCGCGAGCGTCCCTGACCACGGTTTGCGCCCCTGGCGGGAAATCCTGGGGCTGACGCCTGTCCTATCCAGCCAGGTCGGACCGACCGCCCTCTGTCGCCAGAGGCGCGGGGGCGGTGCGACCTCGCCTACCCCTCAGGTTTTCAGGATACCCGCGTTCGCTATGTCTTCCTCCCGCTCCACCGCTCCCGCCGCCGACCCTGACCAGAAGGCCTCGGCCCGGCGACTGATCTTCATCACCGTGCTGGTCGCCACCATGGGCGCCCTGGCCTTCGGTTACGACACCGGCATCATCGCCGGCGCCCTGCCCTTCATGACCCTGCCCGCCGACCAGGGCGGCCTGGGCCTCAACGCCTACACCGAGGGACTGGTCACTGCCTCCCTGATCGTCGGCGCGGCCTTCGGCTCCCTGGCGGCGGGCTATCTCGCCGACCGCTATGGCCGGCGCACCACCCTGCGCCTGCTGTCGATCCTCTTCGTCCTGGGCGCCCTGGGCACCGCGGTAGCACCCTCGGTGGAGCTGATGGTGGCCGCGCGCTTCGTGCTCGGCCTGGCAGTGGGCGGTGGCTCGGCCACGGTGCCGGTGTTCATCGCCGAGATCGCCGGACCCAAGCGCCGTGGCCGCCTGGTGAGCCGCAACGAGCTGATGATCGTCAGTGGCCAGCTGCTGGCCTATGTGCTCAGCGCCCTGCTCGCCTGGCTGGTGCACGAGAACGGCATCTGGCGCTACATGCTGGCCATCGCCATGGTGCCGGGCATCCTGCTGTTCGCCGGCACCTTCCTGCTGCCCACCTCGCCCCGCTGGCTGGCGGCCAAGGGGCGACTCGAAGAAGCCGAAGCGGTGCTGGAACGCCTGCGCGACACCCCCGAGGAGGTGGAGCGGGAGGTCGAGGAGATGCGCGAGAGCGAGGAGCAGGCCAAACATCGACCACCCCTGCGCGAGCTGCTGAGTCAGGGTTGGGTGGTCAAGTTGCTGCTGCTGGGCATCGGCCTGGGCTTCGTCGCCCAGTTCACCGGGGTCAACGCCTTCATGTACTACACCCCGATCATCCTCAAGAGCACCGGCATGGGCACCAGCGCGGCCCTCACCGCCACCATAGGCAATGGTGTGGTCTCGGTGATCGCCACCCTGCTGGGCATCTGGGCCATCGGCCGCGCCGGCCGGCGCACCCTGCTGCTGACCGGACTGGTGATCGTGGTGCTGGCGCAACTGGCGCTGGGCAGCGTGTTGCTATGGCTGCCGCAGAACCTGACCCAGAGCTACCTGGCGCTGGCCTGCATCCTGGTGTTCCTGCTGTTCATGCAGATGTGCATCGCCCCGGTGTACTGGCTGCTGATGTCCGAGCTGTTCCCCAATCAGGTCCGTGGCCTGCTGACCGGGGTGGCCGTGGCCGTACAGTGGCTGTGCAACGCCACCGTGGCCTTCAGTTTTCCGGTCGCGCTGGAGTGGATCGGCAACTACACCTTCTATGGCTTCGCCGCGATCAACCTGGGGTCGCTTTTGTTCGTCTATTTCTGCCTACCGGAAACCCGTGGCAAGTCATTGGAAGAAATCGAACGCCATCTGAAGAAAGAGTTATAGCGGGTCGTTAGCTGACCGATCGGCGATTTTCCGGCCTGCTGCGGACCAAATGGAATAATTTTTCATTCCGTATCAAGTCGGACTTATCCGGGCCGATGCAGAGTGAAGGCATGTTGCCGTCACTCTTCGCGCAGCGCGCGACCGGGGCATTCGATGAACATCAAACAAAAACTCACGTCGCTTTTCGCGGTAACCGCCTGCCTTCCGGTGATCCTGGTGGCAGGCGTGGTCATCATGAACGTTCGCAGCCAGGCTACCGGCGACTTCCTCGACGGCAGCGGGCGCGAAATCCGTCAGATCGATCGCAACATCCAGCAGTTCTTTGCCGGCATCCAGCAGAACGTCGACTACCTGGCCAAGGAGCCGAACGTCATCGCTCTGGATGGCTTGAAGAACTACCAGGGCGCCGATGCTGCCCAGCAGCCGCAGACCGAAACCGGCCAGCAGGCGCTGAGCTATTTCACCCGCTTCGCCAAGACCCATCCCACCACCGCCTACCTGTCGGTTGGCCTGGCCGATGGCGGCTACATCAGCTGGCCGGACGACGCCAAGCTGGCCAACTACGATCCGCGCGTGCGCCCCTGGTACCAGACCGCCATGGCCAATCAGGGCAAGGTGGTCCGTACCCCGGCCTACTACTGGGCCCAGGACGATGTGGCCCTGATGGGCATCGTCCGGACCATGGAAGACGCCACCGGCAAGGTGCGTGGCGTGGTCGGCCTGGACATCTCGCTGAAGCAGCTCACCGACCTGGTCAAGAGCATCACCCTCGGCCAGAGCGGCTACCTGATGCTGGTGGAAGACAACGGCAACGTACTGGTCGACCCCCGGGATCCCAAGCACAACTTCAAGCAGCTCAAGGAACTGGGTGACGCCTACCAAACGCTCAGCGGCATCCAGAACGGCCTGGGCGAGGTCAATCTCAATGGCACCGACTACATGGTCAACGTCTACCCCGCCAAGGAGCTGGGCTGGAAATTCATCGGCCTGATCGAGCGCAACGAGGTGATGGGCAAGGCCACCACCCTGACCTGGCAGATCGCCGGCATCACCGCCGTGCTGGCGCTCCTGTTCGCCGTACTCGGTGCAGCCTTCGCCGGCATGATCGTGCGGCCGATCCGCGGCGTCTCCGCGGGCCTCGAATCCATCGCCCAGGGCGAAGGCGATCTGACCAAGAGCCTGAACGTCCAGGGCAAGGATGAAACCGCCACCCTGGCCGGTTGGTTCAACCAGTTCCTCGCCAGCATCCGCCAGCTGGTGCAGCGCATCGGCCAGGCTTCCAATGACCTGCAACAGGCCTCGCAGGCGACCACCCAGGCCGCTGCCAGCATGAACGACGTGGCTGGCCGCCAACGCGAAGCCGTGGAAATGGTCTCCACCGCCTTCAACGAGATGGTGGCTACTTCCAACGAAGTGGCGCGCTCCTGCAGCCACGCCGCGGCCTCCGCCGATGCCGGCCACCACAGGGTGCAAGAGGGCTACGGCCAGATCGAAAAAGCTACCAGCAACGTCAACCAGCTCAGCGGTAGCCTCACCCAGTCGGCTCAGGCCATGGCGGTGCTGGAGCAGGACAGCCACAACATCAACACCATTCTCGACACCATCCGCGGTATCGCCGAGCAGACCAACCTGCTGGCGCTCAACGCCGCCATCGAAGCGGCCCGCGCCGGTGAGCAAGGCCGCGGCTTCGCCGTGGTGGCCGACGAGGTCCGGGCCCTGGCCAAGCGTACCGCCGATTCCACCGGCGAGATCGACGGCCTGCTCGGCAACCTGGCGCGCAAGACCCAGGAGGTCACCCGCCAGATCGAGACCAGCCTGGAGCTGTCGCAGACCAGCGTGACGTCCATCAGCGAGGCACGTGGCAGCTTCGAGGGCATCCGTCAGTCGGTGGACGAGATCCGCGACCAGGCCCTGCAGATCGCTGCGGCCGCCGAGGAGCAGCATCAGGTGGCCGAGGACATCAACCGCCACATCGCCCAGATCCAGGACGACGCCCAGCAGGTGGAAGGCCTGGCCCAGTCCACCACCCGCGATTCCTCGCGCCTGTCGCAGCTGTCGGGTGAGCTGGATGGACTGGTAAGACGCTTCAAGGCCTGATGGCTGGTTGAGATAGCGAAAGCCCCGCCGGTAATCCCGGCGGGGCTTTTTGTTGGGCGGCGTTGGGGAGTCCGGGTCGCGTGGATAAGGCTGCGCCGTTATCCACACTACGAAGTCGGCTCTTCACCCTGAATG includes these proteins:
- a CDS encoding methyl-accepting chemotaxis protein; its protein translation is MVSTAFNEMVATSNEVARSCSHAAASADAGHHRVQEGYGQIEKATSNVNQLSGSLTQSAQAMAVLEQDSHNINTILDTIRGIAEQTNLLALNAAIEAARAGEQGRGFAVVADEVRALAKRTADSTGEIDGLLGNLARKTQEVTRQIETSLELSQTSVTSISEARGSFEGIRQSVDEIRDQALQIAAAAEEQHQVAEDINRHIAQIQDDAQQVEGLAQSTTRDSSRLSQLSGELDGLVRRFKA
- a CDS encoding ATP-binding protein; translated protein: MSNLPSQLAFLDVPGEMAALMRQKDWSQTPFGPLETWSTALRSAVSICLGSRFPIVLYWGETRALIYNDAWSAVPGRKHPWALGRAGWEVWAEIWDIIGPMFDHVMTTGEATWSEDQLLPLNRFGYVEECYFYYSYSPVRGDTGEVEGIFTAVTETTHRVLTERRERLLRNVSEATSATRVAEDACREGVRCLHEVPEESPFCLAYLRDAATGTLQRVALAGLAPDDVLAPLDVTPEAAGLPWAFTTARSAPTLVTGLNERHGGRLAGTPWPEPLEEALVVPIPGPLGEEPYGYLVSGISPRRRVDADYQSLFVRAAGHLSTAIANARRYEEERRRAEQLAELDRAKTAFFSNASHEFRTPLTLMLGPLEDMLARPDRADGEPAVSRQELELIQRNGQRLLRLVNSLLDFSRMEAGRMRASFAPLDLAIYTAELASSFRSAMARAGLTFTLDCARLDEPVWVDRDLWEKIVLNLVSNAFKYTLEGEVRVSLRRQDAHVVLAVRDTGVGIPQSELGKVFDRFHRIEGQIGRTHEGTGIGLALVKDLTELHGGEVRVTSQIGVGTTFEVRLPFGHAHLPEANRVGATNQVSTATRADTFVAEALRWLPDEPATPTPTGLDEHAGGGQGRGERIVLADDNADMRGYVERLLQESGYQVDAVADGRAAVEAVQRQLPALVLSDVMMPVLDGFGVLRALRSDERTGQVPIILLSARAGEEASIEGIAAGADDYLVKPFSARELIARVEGAMRLARLRRETADALRQANEVLEIRVRERTRERDQLWAYSHDLIGIADSRGIWVSVNPAWTRTLGWAVDEIIGKTSEWLEHPEDRQRTRQEIAQLAAGAATFNFENRFRTRGGTHRHLSWTAVPEGGLLYCVARDVTVERERALELEQARDALRQSQKMEAIGQLTGGIAHDFNNLLTAITGSLELLQRHLNGEQPRAERYIGIAIASAQRAAALTQRLLSFGRRQALDLQPLDVNRLVTGMETLIQRTLNENIRLHLQLDAATWPTCSDANQLENALLNLCINARDAMAQGGQLAIGTRNLCDPQLLMLPEQLSGDYVELAVSDTGSGIPAAVLEKVFEPFFTTKPQGKGTGLGLSMVYGFIKQSGGYIDIHSEEGRGTRVSLLFPRHQGIASEGVPEEVVLQPGRGERVLVVEDEPGVRLLIVEVLRDLGYTALEAEDAPTALALLEREPQLDLVVSDVGLPGLTGRELVEEIRRQRPGIAVLLVTGYAEEAMDVQRFLGQGMQLLQKPFAIEVLSERIQGLLQDRRERP
- a CDS encoding sugar porter family MFS transporter — its product is MSSSRSTAPAADPDQKASARRLIFITVLVATMGALAFGYDTGIIAGALPFMTLPADQGGLGLNAYTEGLVTASLIVGAAFGSLAAGYLADRYGRRTTLRLLSILFVLGALGTAVAPSVELMVAARFVLGLAVGGGSATVPVFIAEIAGPKRRGRLVSRNELMIVSGQLLAYVLSALLAWLVHENGIWRYMLAIAMVPGILLFAGTFLLPTSPRWLAAKGRLEEAEAVLERLRDTPEEVEREVEEMRESEEQAKHRPPLRELLSQGWVVKLLLLGIGLGFVAQFTGVNAFMYYTPIILKSTGMGTSAALTATIGNGVVSVIATLLGIWAIGRAGRRTLLLTGLVIVVLAQLALGSVLLWLPQNLTQSYLALACILVFLLFMQMCIAPVYWLLMSELFPNQVRGLLTGVAVAVQWLCNATVAFSFPVALEWIGNYTFYGFAAINLGSLLFVYFCLPETRGKSLEEIERHLKKEL